The Mytilus trossulus isolate FHL-02 chromosome 3, PNRI_Mtr1.1.1.hap1, whole genome shotgun sequence genome contains a region encoding:
- the LOC134711885 gene encoding calmodulin-A-like, with protein MADVKSKLTKAQVQEFKEAFKNFDKNGDGKISCKELRTFLKSVGQDASDAEVQRIMLRVDHDNSGSIEFQEFLIMMSTETAPEPPATNDQFRDAFREFDKDGNGVITMKEFKKAMAKLGNKLSDKQVKQMIKEVDIDGDGEINYKEFVQMMS; from the exons ATG GCTGATGTAAAGTCAAAATTAACGAAAGCCCAAGTGCAAG aatttaaagAAGCATTTAAGAACTTCGATAAAAATGGGGATGGAAAAATATCTTGTAAAGAACTGAGGACATTCCTGAAATCTGTAGGACAAGATGCCTCTGATGCTGAAGTACAAAGGATAATGCTAAGAGTAGATCACGATA atagtggttctatagaatttcaagAATTCCTGATAATGATGTCGACGGAAACAGCACCGGAACCCCCAGCAACAAACGATCAATTCCGTGATGCATTTCGGGAATTTGACAAAGATGGCAATGGAGTCATAACTATGAAAGAATTCAAGAAAGCTATGGCTAAACTAGGAAATAAATTATCAGATAAACAAGTCAAACAAATGATCAAAGAAGTTGATATTGATGGGGATGGTGAAATCAATTATAAAG AATTCGTTCAAATGATGTCATGA
- the LOC134711883 gene encoding calmodulin-A-like produces MAMTEDQLKELEETFLIFDKTGDQKLDVEEAGRMWRSTGLNPTKSEIQEMFDEIDQDGRGTIDCEEFIKWMEKNGNRNFVDNLEEEMREAFRVFDKNGDGFLDKKEFKRIMTELGDEPLTSEELENLMGKYDEDGDEKISYEEFIPGFVKMARNRDAFEEQEDDEQTNNENEY; encoded by the exons ATG GCAATGACTGAGGATCAGTTAAAGG AATTAGAAGAGACTTtcttaatttttgacaaaactgGTGACCAGAAACTTGATGTTGAAGAAGCAGGAAGAATGTGGAGATCAACAGGATTAAATCCGACCAAATCGGAAATACAAGAGATGTTCGACGAAATTGACCAGGATG GTCGTGGAACGATAGACTGCGAAGAATTTATAAAATGGAtggaaaaaaatggaaacagGAATTTTGTTGATAACTTGGAGGAAGAAATGAGAGAAGCATTCAgagtatttgataaaaatggtGACGGTTTTCTAGATAAGAAAGAATTCAAACGTATCATGACTGAACTTGGAGACGAACCCTTGACCTCTGAAGAATTAGAAAATCTGATGGGAAAATACGACGAAGATGGGGACGAAAAAATAAGCTATGAAG AATTCATACCAGGTTTTGTGAAAATGGCGCGAAACAGAGATGCATTTGAAGAACAAGAAGAtgacgaacaaacaaacaatgaaaatgaatattaa